From Magnolia sinica isolate HGM2019 chromosome 13, MsV1, whole genome shotgun sequence, one genomic window encodes:
- the LOC131223162 gene encoding peroxidase 25, protein MGHMLLLAVGILFMCLSAQAQGGLKTGFYSSTCPNAETTVRSTVEAYFKRDPTIAPGLLRLHFHDCFVQGCDGSVLIAGSSTERTALPNGGLRGFEVVDDAKNQLEVQCPGVVSCADILALAARDAVDLSNGPSWAVPTGRRDGRISSSTEVSNNLPSPLDSITVQRQKFSDKGLNDQDLVTLVGAHTIGQADCQFFRYRLYNFTKMGNADPTISQAYLGQLQALCPPDGDGSKRVALDKDSQTIFDVSFFKNVRDGNGILESDQRLWGDDATQSIVRNYAGSIRGLLGLRFNFEFPKSMVKMSSIGVKIGTQGEIRKICSKVN, encoded by the exons ATGGGGCATATGTTGTTGCTTGCTGTGGGGATTTTGTTTATGTGTTTGTCAGCCCAAGCTCAAGGTGGCTTGAAAACAGGTTTTTATTCTTCAACATGCCCGAATGCTGAGACCACAGTCAGATCTACCGTTGAAGCATACTTCAAGAGGGACCCCACCATTGCACCTGGCTTGTTGAGGTTGCATTTCCATGACTGTTTTGTTCAG GGATGTGATGGGTCGGTTTTGATAGCGGGTTCTTCAACTGAGCGCACTGCCTTGCCAAACGGAGGGCTGAGAGGCTTCGAAGTGGTGGATGATGCGAAAAATCAACTTGAGGTCCAGTGCCCAGGCGTGGTCTCTTGTGCTGATATACTCGCCTTGGCTGCTCGCGATGCCGTTGATTTG AGCAATGGGCCAAGTTGGGCAGTACCAACTGGAAGAAGAGACGGTAGGATTTCGTCGTCTACAGAAGTCTCAAACAACTTACCTTCCCCCCTTGATTCGATCACCGTTCAAAGGCAAAAGTTCTCAGATAAGGGCTTAAACGATCAAGATCTTGTTACACTAGTTg GGGCACATACAATTGGCCAGGCTGATTGCCAATTTTTCCGATATCGCCTATACAACTTCACGAAAATGGGCAATGCCGATCCAACCATAAGCCAGGCCTACTTAGGGCAACTTCAAGCCCTGTGTCCCCCTGACGGCGACGGCTCCAAACGTGTGGCACTGGACAAAGACAGCCAGACCATATTCGACGTTAGCTTCTTCAAGAACGTCCGAGATGGAAATGGGATCCTCGAATCAGACCAGAGGCTCTGGGGGGACGATGCAACGCAGAGCATTGTAAGGAACTATGCAGGGAGCATTAGAGGGTTGCTGGGACTGAGATTCAATTTCGAATTCCCAAAATCTATGGTCAAGATGAGCAGCATTGGTGTGAAGATTGGGACACAAGGAGAGATTAGAAAGATATGTTCTAAAGTTAATTAG